The sequence ACTTTTggtaatatttttcaaaagaaactGTTATTTTTTGGCAAAGGAATGGAATTCAATTATCTCTTTTCgccaaaccatcaatattccttcctctattatcaaattatccaaaaaaaaaaaaatgaagaaaatgctattacaattttctttttcatatttcttCCATGCTAAGACACTCATCTAACATTTTCCAACTTTAAAAAACTATGACAACATTTGGTTTAGAAGGTGATCCATTCAAAGAGCATTTCAAACAACTGTTTCTCCTTTGGTAATCCCCCCATTCTCCAAACAACTTTGCACTTCCTCATCTAAACTCTAGACCAAGATTTAATAAATGAACTTCATTCTTCTCTCTTCCTATGCCATCCAATGATGAGAAATAAAATGTGTTATTGTATCTGTTGAGAAAGCCAGGAATTTCTACTTGAGCTACAagactaaaaaattaaaacaaaaagcaaaaagaaaaaaaggtaggTGAAAAGTAGGTCGGTCTGAATGTTTTTGCTTTGTCTAAACCGACTTTTGGTAATGTTATGGTATGCACCCCACGCCAAAACCTTTAAAAGCCAAAGGCCTCGGCACTTAACCTATCACACCCTATTGCTGACTGCCGCTGTACTTAGTACTATAATATTAGAGCTCCTAGTAACAAAATTTTCTGTTTGTGTGTCAAAAACCCAGCTTGGGTTGAAATTTTTTCTGTAACAGGTATTCTATATTTCTTCtaatatacttatatatgtgttctttcttcatttatgagatttttttttcctctcaaaaaaaatatttatgagaTTTTTATAAGGCTTTAGAGGGTCATAATAATTGTGTAAGAGGAATAAAAGTATATTACTTGACTAGTTATTATTCATAGAATTATACCAAGTATATTGTGGGTGATTTTATCTTTGTTGCATCCtgttcaaatttttgttctttatttgtTGTTAGTATGTCTCTTAGTTTGTGGGATTTGGGTTGGTTTCTTTCGCCATAATTACAAAAGCTGTAAATAGAAAATTACAACAGCTGTCTCTGGCTCTCTGTGATTTTGTTAGTAATGGAAAATTTCCCACAGGAGAAAAACAAATTCTAGGAGTGAAGCAATAGATATTTTCCTACTTCCAGCAATACTTTCAAGGGGAACCttctttttttagtattttttttggctGCTCAATGATGTGAAAGTAGCAAGCATATTCATAAATTCTACGATATTGAATGTTGGATTGTTAAGAAGTAGCTTATTCATAAAGTAAGTGTAGTCGAAATAAGAATGTTAAGTTGGATAAGTAGATATACTAGGAAAGATAGGATTTGAAATACCAAAATTTGCTTAAAGAAAGGGGTGGCATATTGatgaaaaaatgagagagagtcACTTGAGatagtttggttatgttcaAAGGAAAGTGATTAATTTACCAGTGAGGAAGAGTGAGTTGAATCAAGTTGGggaaagaaaggagaaaaaaaagggttatgaagacaaaataataataataataatagtaaaaaagatatgtcaattaaggaagtaataGATGGTATGACTTCAGATGAAAAAttgaatgacaaaaaaaaaaaaaataaatacatgtaACCAATGAATGacaaaaaaatacatgtaattgACCCTAAGTAGTTTGGTAAGGATTCATAGTCAACCCCAAATTTTTGGGGCTAAGGTTTGGTGGTGTTGTTAGCAGTGACATAAAAAACTATTGTGTTTTGCAATGATTTTGTTACTAGAAAAAAATTGGgcattataagaaaaaatttagttagaGTGCAGAAAAATCATTGGTAGCCTTGCCTCACTGGATTTATTGCTGTTACAAatcttcttctattttctttttttcatttttttttttataatgaatttccactgttaaaaaaattgttttaaaaatttggtaATATATTGTGGCGTTAAAAGGAGTATTTGATAAATtcttatgtattaattaatgttaatccagaattcattttttaaatggaGTGGGGTGACCTTTACCAAGTGGGAATTGCACACGAAGATTACCAAGCTGGAGAGAATCGCATTTTACAAAGTGAAGGACAAGACTACTATAGGCCAATGTATTCCATGGGAGTTGGCAATGTCCAAAGACCTACCTTATACATACCCGCAATTGCCAATACATATCAGTCTCCTTCTGGTACAATGGTGAATGCAGCTAATCTTCTGCAAGCTCAATCAAATTATATTCAGCAGCCACAGTTTGATAAAAATATGAGCTTTGGAAGTCATTTTCCAGCCACATACTATCTTCAAGATTCTAGGGAACCAAGCACGGACAATGTCCACAATGAAGTTCAAAATGGTAGTCTTTACCATCCGAAGAAGATTGATGTAAGTTCTCTTCCCCTTGGCTGTGGAGGTAACAATGAAGATAGATATCAACGTAATGTTTACAATTATGGACTTAGCATGGGTGGCCAGACTTCGTCTTACATTGATTTTAGAAGGACTAATGGTGCATTTCACAATTGGGGCTCTAGTTTAGGAGGTCTTGGAGATGCAAGTTATGTAAATGCAGATCATTATAATTGTCATCGAGGCCCTGAAGCTGCTTCAAGAACCCATAGTCACCAAGAGGCTACTTTGCCAAATATGAAGCAGGTTAATTTATATGGGATCAGATCAGAAAATGCTACTGTTACAAGTATCGCCAAGGGACAAAATTCTACTGTCAGGACCTCCCAAGCTGAATTGAGCGATCAGGGAAATGTGTCTAAAATGAGCTCAGTCATCAAGAAACGAAATTCCGGGGCACCAAGTGCCTACAATGCCCACAATTCATTTCAAATTGGTAGCCTTTACCATCCGAAGAAGATTGATCTCGGTTCTCCTCCCCTTGACTGTGGAGGTAACAAAGAAGATAGATATCAACGTAATGTTTACGGTTATGGCCTTAACACGGGTGGCCAGACTTCATCTAACAATGATTGTAGAAGGACTAATGGTGCAGTTCACAGTGGGGACTCCAGTTTTGGAGGTTTTGGAGATGCAAGTTGGGTAAAGGCAGATCATTGCAATTTCCTTCAAGGCCCTGAAGCTGCTTCAAGACCCTATAGTCACCAAGAAGCTACTTTGCCAAATATGAAGCAGGTTAATTTATATGGGATCAGATCAGAAAATGCTACTGTTTTAAGTATCGCCAATGGACAAAATTATACTGTCAGGACCTCCCAAGATGAATCAAGTAAACAGGGAAATGTGTCTAACAAGAGCTCAGTTctcaagaaacaaaattcttcTAGATTACAGTATGGAAATAGTAATACTGTCTGGGCCTCCCTAGTTGGATCAGAGAATCAAGGGAATGTGTCTAAAATAAGTTCAGTCCCCGATAGACAAAATTCTTCTGAAGTACAGCATGTTAATGACAATGCAGCCAAGATCTctcaaataaaatcatatttaacttCTCTAAGTATCAGGGCCAAAGGAGGCGCCAAGTTGAATGCTCATGAAGGTAATGTACAAACTGACCCTTAATCTTCAGTCCATTTTATTGTAACTTTAATCAAACCTTTTTATGTATCAGTTATGTTTGACTTTGATAACATAACGAATTTATGTTTGACTTTGATAACATAACGAAGGTCTTCTAGTTTTGCAAAACTAGAAGACCTTGCCCACCCCACCCTCCCTCCaaagtggaaaaataaaaattactctgtttactcatcaaaaaaaaaaaaaatctgtcatGTCTTTTAACATTCCTTACATGTATAGGAGCTTGAGTTCTATACTGATAGGGAAATCACATGTGCTCCTATTCATCTAACAActtttttattgcatttctcCTATAGGTAAACCAGTTCATGCTCCACGATATTGCTGttgcataattttttatgtaattttttaacataatcAGCTAGGGCCAAGCAGGCATCAACACTAACATTCACATAGGGTAGTGTACAAAATCTTGACCACATCCATCATCTCctccccaaaagaaaaatatactaCAAGTATTGTTTTGTCGTGTCTTTAGTATCCGTTACACATGT is a genomic window of Quercus lobata isolate SW786 chromosome 2, ValleyOak3.0 Primary Assembly, whole genome shotgun sequence containing:
- the LOC115958712 gene encoding uncharacterized protein LOC115958712 isoform X1, whose product is MEWGDLYQVGIAHEDYQAGENRILQSEGQDYYRPMYSMGVGNVQRPTLYIPAIANTYQSPSGTMVNAANLLQAQSNYIQQPQFDKNMSFGSHFPATYYLQDSREPSTDNVHNEVQNGSLYHPKKIDVSSLPLGCGGNNEDRYQRNVYNYGLSMGGQTSSYIDFRRTNGAFHNWGSSLGGLGDASYVNADHYNCHRGPEAASRTHSHQEATLPNMKQVNLYGIRSENATVTSIAKGQNSTVRTSQAELSDQGNVSKMSSVIKKRNSGAPSAYNAHNSFQIGSLYHPKKIDLGSPPLDCGGNKEDRYQRNVYGYGLNTGGQTSSNNDCRRTNGAVHSGDSSFGGFGDASWVKADHCNFLQGPEAASRPYSHQEATLPNMKQVNLYGIRSENATVLSIANGQNYTVRTSQDESSKQGNVSNKSSVLKKQNSSRLQYGNSNTVWASLVGSENQGNVSKISSVPDRQNSSEVQHVNDNAAKISQIKSYLTSLSIRAKGGAKLNAHEGKTGHALQCQSTSKSEFMSHVKKSQNHSTPSSHQVRQSKFKIKSQPSQKPSKQPSKQKVLKHHIMWDGFHNPATQPFGQNCRLCNGDLAFSPTDDKELYSSLLPEVAVLSCGHVFHSQCLLLNTCKEQLMDPPCFICVNG
- the LOC115958712 gene encoding uncharacterized protein LOC115958712 isoform X2, with translation MEWGDLYQVGIAHEDYQAGENRILQSEGQDYYRPMYSMGVGNVQRPTLYIPAIANTYQSPSGTMVNAANLLQAQSNYIQQPQFDKNMSFGSHFPATYYLQDSREPSTDNVHNEVQNGSLYHPKKIDVSSLPLGCGGNNEDRYQRNVYNYGLSMGGQTSSYIDFRRTNGAFHNWGSSLGGLGDASYVNADHYNCHRGPEAASRTHSHQEATLPNMKQVNLYGIRSENATVTSIAKGQNSTVRTSQAELSDQGNVSKMSSVIKKRNSGAPSAYNAHNSFQIGSLYHPKKIDLGSPPLDCGGNKEDRYQRNVYGYGLNTGGQTSSNNDCRRTNGAVHSGDSSFGGFGDASWVKADHCNFLQGPEAASRPYSHQEATLPNMKQVNLYGIRSENATVLSIANGQNYTVRTSQDESSKQGNVSNKSSVLKKQNSSRLQYGNSNTVWASLVGSENQGNVSKISSVPDRQNSSEVQHVNDNAAKISQIKSYLTSLSIRAKGGAKLNAHEGFHNPATQPFGQNCRLCNGDLAFSPTDDKELYSSLLPEVAVLSCGHVFHSQCLLLNTCKEQLMDPPCFICVNG